The Verrucomicrobiia bacterium DNA window CATCCAGGATTCGGTTCCGGCGCTCAAGGCGCCGGGCGCGGTGCTGGAAAAAAAATATTTCTTCGATTTGCTGTATGACGGGCTGATCAAGTACGTGCAGGAAAACATCGCGATGGTCTGCGACGTTGTGGAACGTTACGTGGTCGTGGAGTGGACCGTGAACGGCCTGGCCCGCGCCGTGCGCTCGTGGGGCGATCTCGCTCGCAAGCTGCAGACCGGCGTCGTGCAGTTTTACGCCCTGTTCTTCACGCTGGGGCTCACGCTTATTCTTTATTATCTGATTTTCTCGGGAAAGGCATGACATGATTCTCGCGCTTCCTTGGATTTCGATGCTGACGGCTTTCGCGCTGCTCTTTGTCCCCAAAGAGAATATCCGCCTGATGAAACAGCTTGTGCTCGGCAGCTGCGGGATTTCTTCGGCCATCGTCCTCGTGCTTTTCCTGAAGTTCGACCCTTCCAAGGCGGGCTACCAGTTCCTGCACCGCTGGGAATGGATTCCCTCGATGGGCATTACTTACCAGGTGGGTCTCGACGGCCTCAACCTCACGCTTTGCGTGCTGCACGCGCTGGTTTCCCTGGCTGGAGCCTTCATGTCTTTCGGAGAGAAGGAACGGATGAAGGATTACCTTTTCTTCTACCTCATCCTGACCGGCGCGATTTACGGCGTGTTCACGGCGCTCGACATCTTTTTCCTTTATCTGTTCTATGAGACGACACTCATCCCGCTTTACCCCATGATCGGCATCTGGGGCAGCAAGAATAAAGAGTACGGGGCCATGAAGCTGACGATCTTCATCACGACCGGCGCGGTGCTCGCGCTGTTCGGGCTTCTCGCCTTCTACCACCAGACCGGCCTTCATACGTTTGATCTGATCCAAATCCAGCAGCAGCTGGCTATGCATCCGCTTTCGCGCGGGTTCCAGGAATGGCTGGCTCCGTTTCTCCTGATCGGGTTCGGCGTGATCGCGTCGCTCTGGCCGCTGCACAGCTGGTCGCCCATCGGTTACGCGGCCGCGCCGACTTCCGTCAGCATGCTGCACGCGGGCGTGCTCAAAAAGATGGGGCCTTATCTCATCCTGCGCCTGGCCGTGCCGTTTCTGCCGCTCGGCATCCAGCGCTGGGCTGCGGCGCTTTCAGTCCTGTCCTGCATCGGCATCGTGTATGCGGGCTATGCGGCTATCCGGCAGAAAGACCTGAAATTCATCATCGGGTTCTCGA harbors:
- a CDS encoding NADH-quinone oxidoreductase subunit M, with amino-acid sequence MILALPWISMLTAFALLFVPKENIRLMKQLVLGSCGISSAIVLVLFLKFDPSKAGYQFLHRWEWIPSMGITYQVGLDGLNLTLCVLHALVSLAGAFMSFGEKERMKDYLFFYLILTGAIYGVFTALDIFFLYLFYETTLIPLYPMIGIWGSKNKEYGAMKLTIFITTGAVLALFGLLAFYHQTGLHTFDLIQIQQQLAMHPLSRGFQEWLAPFLLIGFGVIASLWPLHSWSPIGYAAAPTSVSMLHAGVLKKMGPYLILRLAVPFLPLGIQRWAAALSVLSCIGIVYAGYAAIRQKDLKFIIGFSSVSHMGYILLGIAAMNPAALSGAVLLMFSHGVMAACTFALIGYVYEQTHAREVSDYGGMAKLVPFWSVCFVMASMASLGLPGFSNFASELLVFIGSWQHFPVVVGLAVFGVLVTAIYLLRMVQHVCYGPVSERWPKLRDVKTLSEKLPFLLLLGGLLLFGFWPNGLLRVIEPAVGALLK